One genomic region from Brachionichthys hirsutus isolate HB-005 chromosome 24, CSIRO-AGI_Bhir_v1, whole genome shotgun sequence encodes:
- the cldn10e gene encoding claudin-10 has product MKIRVVQIWGFLMTVLGWIFVACTMAMEGWKISSIGGMAGSSIIKVAWYWSSLWRSCFTDSTAVSNCYDYPVLWSVEGSIQIVRGLLMSALSLGMLGFVLSLLGMECTFIGGKGRSKYKKIYAGGWCHIVAGLLSTCGYAVYAEYVSVEYFDPEFDGLKFDLGTPLFLGWVGSGFHVAGGFFYLWSVCKPLCGGEEMIINIQPQPDPEQNKSTTALSTVSGITSKTKVSSISELSSKSDRSEVSGISSRSDRTARSGRSSKSGRSARSAGSGSGSGSGSESGLSSRSSVSTASDLRSGGSGRSSRTATPLSGGSRSETTPFVKNAYI; this is encoded by the exons ATGAAGATCCGTGTGGTCCAGATCTGGGGCTTCCTGATGACAGTTCTTGGGTGGATCTTCGTGGCCTGCACCATGGCCATGGAGGGCTGGAAGATCTCCTCCATCGGGGGCATGGCCGGCTCCTCCATCATCAAGGTGGCCTGGTACTGGTCCAGCCTGTGGAGATCCTGTTTCACAGACTCGACCGCCGTCTCCAACTGCTACGACTACCCAGTGCTCTGGTCCGTGGAGG GCTCGATCCAGATAGTGCGAGGCCTGCTGATGTCGGCTCTTTCCCTGGGCATGCTGGGGTTTGTGCTCAGCCTGCTGGGGATGGAGTGCACCTTCATCGGGGGCAAAGGCCGCTCAAAATACAAGAAGATCTACGCCGGCGGCTGGTGTCACATCGTCGCAG GTTTGCTGTCCACGTGTGGCTACGCCGTTTATGCAGAGTACGTCTCAGTGGAATACTTTGACCCTGAATTTGACGGCCTGAA GTTTGACCTCGGCACCCCTCTGTTCCTCGGCTGGGTCGGCTCTGGTTTCCACGTCGCCGGCGGTTTCTTCTATCTGTGGTCGGTGTGCAAGCCGCTCTGTGGGGGAGAGGAGAT gataATCAACATCCAGCCGCAACCGGATCCCGAGCAAAACAAATCCACCACGGCTCTGTCCACGGTGTCCGGGATCACGTCGAAGACCAAAGTGTCGTCCATTTCTGAACTGTCATCCAAGTCGGATCGCTCAGAAGTGTCTGGCATTTCCTCCAGATCGGACCGCACGGCGAGGTCGGGGCGGTCATCGAAGTCCGGTCGAAGCGCCAGGTCCGcggggtcagggtcagggtcggggtcggggtcggaGTCCGGCCTCTCGTCGAGGTCCAGCGTTTCAACAGCGTCTGATTTGCGGAGCGGTGGGAGCGGACGGAGCAGCCGGACAGCGACGCCGTTGTCCGGAGGTTCGAGGAGTGAGACGACGCCGTTCGTCAAAAACGCCTACATCTGA
- the cldn10a gene encoding claudin-10a — MGNMATEIVGFLLASSGWILVSSTLPTDYWKVSSVDGTVITTATFWSNLWKTCVTDSTGVSNCKDFPSMLALDAYIQVCRGLMITSVCLGFFGAVLALIGMKCTKIGGSETTKARLTVLSGFHFILTGLCSMTACSIYAHRITTDFFDPFFVAQKFELGAALFIGWAGSALCLLGGLIFCLSLTEGFTVRAAYSCSGTSRSKHSKTSHGLRKEPGASPRQFGRNAYV; from the exons ATGGGCAACATGGCAACGGAGATCGTTGGCTTCCTCCTGGCCAGCTCAGGCTGGATCCTGGTGTCCTCCACCCTGCCTACGGACTACTGGAAGGTGTCCTCTGTGGACGGGACGGTCATCACCACGGCGACATTCTGGTCCAACCTTTGGAAAACGTGCGTGACGGATTCCACCGGCGTCTCAAACTGCAAGGACTTCCCTTCGATGCTAGCGCTCGACG CCTACATTCAGGTGTGTCGGGGTCTCATGATCACGTCGGTGTGTCTGGGTTTCTTTGGGGCCGTCCTCGCCTTGATAGGCATGAAGTGCACCAAAATAGGAGGCTCGGAGACCACCAAGGCCCGTCTGACCGTCCTCTCGGGCTTCCACTTCATTCTCACCG GCCTCTGCTCCATGACTGCGTGTTCCATATACGCTCACAGGATCACAACGGACTTCTTTGACCCGTTCTTTGTTGCTCAGAA GTTTGAGTTGGGGGCAGCTCTCTTCATCGGCTGGGCTGGATCGGCCCTGTGTCTGCTCGGAGGTCTCATCTTCTGCCTCTCGTTGACTGAAGGCTTCACCGTCAG AGCTGCATATTCCTGCAGTGGGACGTCGCGCAGCAAGCACAGCAAGACGTCCCACGGCCTCCGCAAGGAGCCGGGAGCGTCTCCGAGACAGTTCGGGAGAAACGCCTACGTGTGA
- the LOC137912132 gene encoding 2-oxoglutarate receptor 1-like yields MASVPYYGEVHNCTDVDQLVKRYYLPAAYGVIFAVGLLGNVTSIGIYVTKMRPWRSSSVIMVNLAVTDLLYVLSLPFLVHYYTNGDSWTLGDFMCRFVRFGFHFNLYGSVLFLTCLAVFRYVAVIKPLLAAQVRRKTWGVAACAAVWVVAAAKIAPMLTMISLHVHDNKTYCLDFASTLNVDDVRYYGWVLTALGFLLPLAVVFACYMGVVKHLAEGPYTSSPYRMRARYVIMLILVVFVACFLPYHVLRAARIETRRAAGTPCMTERLVHAAYIISRPLAGLNTFGNLALYTLSGDKFRRAFLGTFYRKRWPPKARSLLHLAIISTTPPA; encoded by the coding sequence atgGCCAGCGTCCCCTACTACGGAGAAGTCCACAACTGCACCGACGTGGACCAGCTGGTGAAGCGCTACTACCTCCCCGCCGCCTACGGCGTCATCTTCGCCGTGGGCCTGCTGGGGAACGTGACCTCCATCGGGATCTACGTGACCAAGATGCGcccctggaggagcagcagcgtgaTCATGGTGAACCTGGCGGTGACCGACCTCCTCTACGTGCTCAGCCTGCCCTTCCTCGTCCACTACTACACCAACGGGGACTCCTGGACGCTCGGCGACTTCATGTGCCGCTTCGTGCGCTTCGGCTTCCATTTCAACCTGTACGGCagcgtcctcttcctcacctgcctCGCCGTCTTCCGCTACGTGGCGGTGATTAAGCCGCTGCTGGCGGCGCAGGTGCGGCGGAAGACTTGGGGCGTGGCCGCGTGCGCCGCCGTCTGGGTCGTGGCCGCCGCCAAAATCGCGCCCATGCTGACGATGATCTCCTTGCACGTGCACGACAACAAGACCTACTGCCTGGACTTCGCCAGCACGCTGAACGTGGATGACGTGCGCTACTACGGCTGGGTCCTCACCGCCCTCGGCTTCCTGCTCCCCCTCGCCGTGGTGTTCGCGTGCTACATGGGCGTGGTCAAACACCTGGCGGAGGGGCCGTACACCTCCAGCCCCTACCGGATGCGGGCGCGGTACGTCATCATGCTGATCCTGGTGGTGTTCGTGGCGTGCTTCCTGCCGTATCACGTCCTGCGCGCCGCCCGGATAGAAACCAGGAGGGCGGCGGGGACGCCGTGCATGACGGAGCGCCTCGTCCACGCCGCCTACATCATCTCCAGGCCTCTGGCCGGGCTCAACACGTTCGGCAACCTGGCGCTGTACACTCTGTCAGGTGACAAGTTCCGGAGGGCCTTCCTCGGCACCTTCTACCGTAAACGCTGGCCGCCGAAGGCCCGGTCGCTGCTGCACCTCGCCATCATCAGCACCACGCCTCCCGCCTGA
- the dzip1 gene encoding cilium assembly protein DZIP1 — MPFHEGVYYPCDSRSSAGIPSVLTSPLSRRSGSGLSVPAPGMTPSGGAPPASIPPFKFRPRRESVDWRRINSVDVELVMSQLDVEALQEHIGAVTFCSLDGERCQRCQSPVDRTLVKLHQLAQLTVEWLLYCQEVLTLHLHAAEERLAAAGREREQRLAQQEEQEERAKAMESELKQRRKIIRSQQSLLTPRLGGGQKCQRCDKSFMNSAFLQNHMQRRHPDEYELQLRSDTEKKSQIESLRVEIGGLKEQIARLQQELQGKAAQEKEQQSLQKDLLRELERFKAEETARMDRKIEDSRDGMRREMEYLYTRNIQAVNEANQNQTAKYEKPAGPERDVDNYKEMQLQMRKQDKKWESKLQDSKAEHQAEKNQLLNEMSRVKSVSSEYQERNLRLQREIERHLQEKEQTVREQREQLRDISPNPPSKVVEVPVVVGAPVLEPKPKRVLLDEPACALKLDPIQELSEEEKDSSLSERRAAEKEQRAAPNALRDSNIKKDLRPDIEQAVVVRMESLGVKPDQGGLKTKRLSSILAEMHSRRQDFAKGAADYANHREQIVSAAEQKLDRRRGGSGRPPETQATPRRPAQGSHLRPRSSSLPSRATQVKSRPAAKQPKTPQPAPRTRTPTQPKTSTPSTAGRNVSYKTPPFSSDEDSEEPMNTDAAQQPRTRQRGSPQWEQPRAAHRASPDRRPVATQSFSSVRQQAAAARTQSDEDEDKWSDDSEVEEIFPTQLQRYKDQNGNVDKRRLGDGNKVNELARSVERQLAGRAVKKPPGGVSVLPERNDDVQELTCTDLEESSEWMVSSLEEVPKPARPTGPLRKSLESSSTSVWGSSAGKGPKTAGTGSTLKSTLCSLSDFSDSEDASSTH; from the exons ATG CCGTTCCACGAGGGCGTCTACTACCCCTGTGACTCCCGCTCGTCCGCCGGGATCCCGTCCGTCCTGACTTCCCCGCTCAGCCGCCGCTCTGGAAGCGGCCTCTCCGTGCCGGCGCCGGGCATGACGCCGTCCGGCGgcgccccccccgcctccattCCTCCCTTCAAGTTCCGCCCGCGGAGGGAGAGCGTGGACTGGCGGCGGATCAACTCGGTGGACGTCGAGCTGGTGATGAGCCAGCTGGACGTGGAGGCGCTGCAGGAGCACATCGGCGCCGTGACCTTCTGCAGCCTGGACGGCGAGCGGTGCCAGCGGTGCCAGAGCCCGGTGGACCGGACCCTGGTCAAGCTGCACCAGCTGGCCCAGCTCACGGTGGAGTGGCTCCTCTACTGCCAGGAGGTCCTCACCCTCCACCTGCACGCGGCGGAGGAGAGGCTGGCGGCGGCCGGCAGGGAGCGCGAGCAGCGGCTCGctcagcaggaggagcaggaggagcgggcGAAGGCGATGGAGAGCGAGctgaagcagaggaggaagatcaTTCGCTCCCAGCAGTCCCTGCTCACGCCGCGGCTCGGCGGCGGCCAGAAG TGTCAGCGGTGCGATAAATCCTTCATGAACTCGGCCTTCCTCCAGAATCACATGCAGCGTCGCCACCCCGACGAGTACGAGCTCC AGCTTCGTTCCGACACGGAGAAGAAATCTCAGATCGAAAGCCTCAGAGTGGAAATCGGCGGCCTGAAGGAGCAGATCGCgcggctgcagcaggagctgcaagGCAAAGCCGCTCAG GAAAAGGAGCAGCAGTCTCTGCAGAAAGACCTGCTGAGGGAGCTGGAGCGATTTAAGGCCGAGGAGACGGCGCGCATGGACAGAAAAATAGAAGACAGCAGGGACGGCATGCGCAGAGAGATGGAGTATCTGTACACTCGAAACATTCAGGCTGTGAAT GAAGCGAATCAGAATCAAACCGCAAAGTACGAGAAGCCGGCCGGCCCCGAGAGAGACGTCGACAACTACAAAGAGATGCAGCTACAGATGAGGAAGCAG GATAAAAAGTGGGAATCCAAGCTGCAGGACTCGAAGGCTGAACACCAGGCTGAAAAGAATCAG CTGCTGAACGAGATGAGCAGGGTGAAGTCGGTCTCGTCCGAATACCAGGAGCGCAATCtgaggctgcagagggagatCGAGAGACATCTGCAGGAGAAGGAGCAAACCGTCAGGGAGCAGCGGGAGCAGC TGAGGGACATTTCTCCCAATCCGCCCTCTAAAGTCGTGGAAGTGCCAG TCGTCGTCGGCGCACCGGTTCTGGAGCCCAAACCGAAGAGAGTGCTTCTGG ACGAGCCGGCGTGCGCTCTTAAGCTGGATCCTATACAGGAGCTGTCGGAAGAGGagaaag ACTCCAGCCTCTCCGAGAGGAGGGCGgcggagaaggagcagagagcGGCTCCGAACGCCCTGAGGGACTCCAACATCAAGAAGGACCTGAGGCCGGATATCGAGCAGGCTGTCGTCGTGAGGATGGAGAGCCTGGGGGTCAAGCCT GATCAGGGCGGTCTGAAGACCAAACGGCTCTCCTCCATCCTGGCTGAGATGCATTCGAGGCGTCAGGACTTCGCAAAGGGGGCGGCCGACTACGCGAACCACCGGGAGCAGATCGTCAGCGCCGCGGAGCAGAAGCTGGACCGCCGGCGGGGAGGCAGCGGCCGTCCTCCCGAGACGCAGGCCACGCCGAGACGACCAGCTCAGG GGTCGCACCTCCGGCCCAGGTCCAGCAGCCTGCCCTCCAGGGCGACCCAGGTGAAGTCCAGACCTGCAGCCAAACAGCCCAAGACCCCCCAACCGGCGCCGAGGACCAGGACGCCCACCCAGCCCAAGACGTCCACGCCCAGCACAGCGGGGAGGAACGTTTCCTACAA GACTCCTCCTTTCAGTTCGGATGAGGACTCTGAGGAACCGATGAACACGGACGCCGCCCAGCAGCCCAGAACTCGCCAGCGGGGGTCGCCTCAGTGGGAACAGCCCCGGGCGGCGCACAGGGCCAGTCCGGACAGACGGCCCGTAGCCACGCAGTCCTTCTCCTCTGTCCGCcagcaggccgccgccgccaggaCGCAGAGcgacgaagacgaggacaaGTGGTCAGACGACAGCGAGGTGGAGGAGATCTTTCCAACGCAGCTCCAGAGATACAAAGACCAGAACGGCAACGTGGACAAGAGGAGGCTTGGCGACG gGAACAAAGTCAACGAGTTGGCCAGAAGTGTGGAGAGGCAGCTTGCAGGCAGGGCGGTAAAGAAACCACCAGGGGGCGTCAGCGTACTACCAGAGAGGAACGATGACGTTCAGGAACTCACG TGCACAGATCTGGAGGAGAGCAGCGAGTGGATGGTCTCCTCCTTAGAGGAGGTGCCTAAACCAGCTCGGCCCACTGGACCACTGAGGAAGAGCCTGGAGTCGTCCAGCACCAGCGTCTGGGGGAGCTCCGCGGGGAAGGGTCCGAAAACAGCCGGTACAGGAAGCACCCTGAAGAGCACTCTGTGCTCCCTCAGTGACTTCAGCGACTCCGAGGACGCTAGCAGTACACACTAA
- the LOC137911893 gene encoding kelch-like protein 41b, whose translation MDPDAIKEELRLFQSTLLQDGLKELLNENKFVDCHLKVGDRSFPCHRLIMAACSPYFREIFFTEDGKEVENKKEVVLDDVNPSILGMIIRYLYSADIDLTDDNVQDIIAVANRFQIPSVFTVCVNYLQKKLSLGNCMAIFRMGLVLNCPRLAVAARNYIADRFELLYKDEEFLKLAAHELFAIIGGDSLNVEKEELVFEAVMGWVRHDKERAKLLKDAFHCIRFRLLPEKYFKDNVETNEIVKADPELQKTIQVIRDAFKGKLPDTPKKGEGEEEDSPLPGFLNDSRRFGMHARQFVLMINDTAAVAYDVVENECFLAAVSEQVPRNHVCLASQRNQLYVIGGLFVDEDNKDVPLQCYVYLLDPLASDWVALPPMPSPRCLFNIGESDGLLFAVAGKDLQSSESLDTVMCYDVEKMKWSESKKLPLKIHGHAVVSHEGLIYCIGGKTDDNKALNKMFSYNHKQSEWRELAAMKTPRSMFGAVVHGGKIVVAGGVNEQGLTAACEAFDFTTNKWEPFPEFPQERSSVNLLSSGGSLLAVGGFAMVQAEGKEVAPTEVTDVWQYEDDKRQWSGMLREMRYAAGSSCVSMRLNAARMPKL comes from the exons ATGGACCCCGACGCCATCAAGGAGGAGCTGCGCCTCTTCCAGAGCACCCTCCTCCAGGACGggctgaaggagctgctgaacGAGAACAAGTTCGTGGACTGCCACCTGAAGGTGGGCGACCGCAGCTTCCCCTGCCATCGCCTCATCATGGCCGCCTGCAGCCCGTACTTCAGGGAGATCTTCTTCACGGAGGACGGGAAGGAAGTGGAGAACAAGAAGGAGGTCGTCCTGGACGACGTCAACCCCTCCATCTTGGGAATGATCATCCGGTATCTCTACTCGGCGGACATCGACCTCACCGATGACAACGTGCAGGATATTATCGCCGTGGCAAACAGATTCCAGATCCCGTCCGTCTTCACCGTCTGCGTCAACTACCTCCAGAAGAAATTGTCCCTGGGCAACTGCATGGCCATTTTCAGGATGGGGCTGGTGCTCAACTGCCCCCGGCTCGCCGTGGCCGCGCGCAACTACATCGCCGACCGTTTTGAGCTCCTCTACAAAGACGAGGAGTTCCTGAAGCTCGCCGCCCACGAGCTGTTCGCCATCATCGGCGGGGACTCGCTGAacgtggagaaggaggagctggtgTTCGAGGCGGTCATGGGCTGGGTCCGCCACGACAAGGAGCGCGCGAAGCTCCTGAAGGACGCCTTCCACTGCATCCGCTTCCGCCTGCTCCCGGAGAAGTACTTCAAAGACAACGTGGAGACCAACGAGATCGTCAAGGCCGACCCGGAGCTCCAGAAGACGATCCAGGTCATCAGGGACGCCTTCAAAGGGAAGCTCCCCGATACGCCCAAGAAGGGggaaggcgaggaagaggacagCCCGCTCCCCGGCTTCCTGAATGACAGCCGCAGATTCGGCATGCACGCCCGCCAGTTTGTCCTGATGATCAACGACACGGCGGCGGTGGCGTACGACGTCGTCGAGAACGAGTGCTTCCTGGCGGCCGTGTCGGAGCAGGTGCCGCGAAACCACGTGTGCCTGGCGTCGCAGCGGAACCAGCTCTACGTCATCGGGGGACTGTTTGTGGACGAGGACAACAAGGACGTCCCCCTGCAGTGCTACGTCTACCTG CTGGATCCGCTCGCGTCCGACTGGGTCGCCCTGCCGCCGATGCCGTCCCCGAGATGCCTCTTCAACATCGGGGAGAGCGACGGCCTGCTTTTCGCCGTGGCCGGGAAAGACCTCCAGAGCAGCGAGTCGCTGGACACCGTGATGTGTTACGATGTCGA GAAGATGAAGTGGAGCGAGTCCAAAAAGCTTCCCCTAAAGATCCACGGCCACGCCGTCGTCTCCCACGAGGGCCTGATCTACTGCATCGGAGGAAAAACGGATGACAA CAAAGCCCTCAACAAGATGTTCTCCTACAACCACAAGCAGTCCGAGTGGCGGGAGCTGGCGGCGATGAAGACTCCCAGATCCATGTTCGGCGCCGTCGTCCACGGCGGGAAGATCGTGGTCGCCGGCGGCGTCAACGAGCAAGGCCTCACCGCCGCGTGCGAGGCGTTCGACTTCACCACGAACAA GTGGGAGCCCTTCCCGGAGTTCCCCCAGGAGAGGAGCTCCGTCAACCTGCTGAGCAGCGGCGGCTCCCTGCTCGCCGTGGGCGGCTTCGCCATGGTCCAGGCGGAGGGCAAGGAGGTGGCCCCCACCGAGGTGACCGACGTCTGGCA GTACGAGGACGATAAGAGGCAGTGGAGCGGCATGCTGAGGGAGATGCGCTACGCCGCCGGCTCCTCCTGCGTCTCCATGCGCCTCAACGCCGCCAGGATGCCCAAACTGTAG
- the LOC137912091 gene encoding heparan-sulfate 6-O-sulfotransferase 3-B-like has translation MEEKFNRLIFIPIAAALFLLVGYQYVCSPAGSSACSAGFGSLYAEPDADEDPPSKITSTFNFTERDLDRRVGFSIRGDDVMVFLHIQKTGGTTFGRHLVRNIQLEQPCDCASGQRKCTCHRPGRAESWLFSRFSTGWSCGLHADWTELTSCVPGVMDRRDRKGAPEGKRSFYYITMLRDPVSRYLSEWKHVQRGATWKTALHMCDGRPPTRDELPACYSGEDWTGVPLADFMSCPSNLANNRQVRMLADLSLVGCYNATSIGDLGRGRALLASAKANLRNMAFYGLTEFQRKTQRLFERTFGLRFIRAFTQISSTRAASIGISEEVRRRIEALNALDVELYEYAKELFLRRYQYDRQEQHREERLRRWQERRQRLHRTYLAQLLRLGGGEEEEEVLEEVQEEAATTEDYSSQVVRW, from the exons ATGGAGGAGAAGTTCAACAGGCTCATCTTCATCCCCATCGCGGCGGCGCTCTTCCTCCTGGTCGGGTACCAGTACGTGTGCAGCCCGGCGGGCAGCAGCGCCTGCTCCGCCGGCTTCGGGTCGCTTTACGCCGAGCCCGACGCGGACGAGGACCCCCCCTCCAAAATCACGTCCACGTTCAACTTCACGGAGCGGGACCTGGACCGGCGGGTCGGCTTCAGCATCCGCGGCGACGACGTGATGGTGTTCCTGCACATCCAGAAGACCGGCGGGACGACGTTCGGCCGCCACCTGGTCAGGAACATCCAGCTGGAGCAGCCGTGCGACTGCGCGTCCGGGCAGAGGAAGTGCACGTGTCACCGGCCCGGGAGAGCCGAGTCGTGGCTCTTCTCCCGCTTCTCCACCGGATGGAGCTGCGGGTTGCACGCGGACTGGACCGAGCTGACCAGCTGCGTGCCCGGAGTGATGGACAGGCGGGACCGGAAGGGCGCCCCGGAGGGCAAAAG GAGTTTCTACTACATCACGATGCTGCGCGACCCCGTGTCGCGCTACCTCAGTGAATGGAAGCACGTGCAGCGGGGCGCCACCTGGAAAACTGCCCTCCACATGTGTGACGGCCGCCCGCCCACGCGGGACGAGCTTCCCGCCTGCTACAGCGGCGAGGATTGGACCGGCGTCCCCCTGGCGGACTTCATGAGCTGCCCTTCCAACCTCGCCAACAACCGCCAGGTCCGCATGCTGGCCGACCTCAGCCTGGTGGGCTGCTACAACGCCACCTCCATCGGCGACCTGGGGCGCGGCCGCGCGCTGCTCGCCAGCGCCAAGGCCAACCTGCGCAACATGGCCTTCTACGGCCTGACGGAGTTCCAGCGCAAGACGCAGCGCCTGTTCGAGCGGACGTTCGGCCTGCGCTTCATCCGGGCCTTCACGCAGATCAGCAGCACCCGGGCCGCCAGCATCGGGATCAGCGAGGAGGTGCGGCGGCGCATTGAGGCGCTGAACGCCCTCGACGTGGAGCTCTACGAGTACGCCAAGGAGCTGTTCCTGCGGCGCTACCAGTACGACCGGCAGGAGCAGCACCGGGAGGAGCGTCTGAGGAGGTGGCAGGAGAGGCGGCAGCGGCTGCACAGGACCTACCTGGCTCAGCTGCTGAGActgggaggaggggaggaggaggaggaggtgctggaggaggtgcaggaggaggcagCCACCACGGAGGACTACAGCAGCCAGGTGGTGCGGTGGTGA
- the cldn10d gene encoding claudin-10: protein MKYRTLVMYMEIGCFVSCLCGWILVCSTLPTEYWTFSEVGSIVLTTSNYYSNLWRDCISDTTGVSDCKDYPSMLALPVFLHACRALAVCAVITGFFGGVLTLIGMKCTKIGGSEIANARVTFAAGITYLVSGSCGMITYTWWASRVVSEFLDPTFRAQKFELGAAVFVGWGGSILLLSGAAVMTYFSGKEGIPSGSSKGPRRPHSYASARTRRTYMLPATSSRVTLVPPLFYEGRKSRATRATRTGRTFGRDSFV from the exons ATGAAGTACAGGACTTTGGTGATGTACATGGAGATTGGCTGCTTTGTATCCTGCCTGTGTGGCTGGATCCTGGTGTGTTCCACTCTTCCTACGGAGTACTGGACCTTCTCGGAGGTGGGCAGTATCGTTCTGACCACCTCCAACTACTATTCCAACCTGTGGAGGGATTGCATTTCAGACACAACGGGGGTGTCGGACTGCAAGGATTACCCCTCCATGCTGGCCCTGCCTG TCTTCCTACACGCCTGCAGAGCGCTCGCCGTCTGCGCCGTCATCACTGGCTTCTTCGGAGGCGTCCTCACCCTCATAGGGATGAAATGCACAAAAATAGGTGGATCAGAGATCGCTAATGCCAGGGTGACCTTTGCAGCTGGTATAACCTACCTAGTTTCAG GATCCTGTGGGATGATCACTTACACCTGGTGGGCCAGCAGAGTCGTATCAGAATTCTTGGATCCAACTTTTAGGGCACAGAA GTTTGAACTTGGAGCCGCAGTTTTTGTGGGCTGGGGAggctccatcctcctcctctctggagcGGCGGTGATGACTTACTTCTCCGGAAAAGAAGGAATTCCATCAGG TTCTTCAAAAGGGCCGCGGAGACCACACTCTTACGCCTCAGCCCGAACCCGACGGACCTACATGCTGCCGGCTACGTCATCCAGGGTGACTCTGGTGCCACCTCTTTTCTATGAAGGCAGGAAAAGCCGGGCAACCAGAG CAACACGGACCGGTCGGACCTTCGGCAGGGACAGTTTTGTCTGA